Genomic DNA from Telopea speciosissima isolate NSW1024214 ecotype Mountain lineage chromosome 2, Tspe_v1, whole genome shotgun sequence:
tcttaatTGGTCTTTTATACTAGAATACTTCACAAGATATTGATCACATTTTCTTCAGATTCTCTCTCTATACGAGTCCGAAAGGGGCTTCTTAGAGTTGTAGTCCTTCTCataacccttcttcttcttttgaaagCAAATGGAAGTGGATCAAAAGAGAATTTAAAGATAAAACAGTTTGTAATTGGTTGCGAAGATGGTTTTatatgttagggtttagggtttaagcactgATTGCTTAAAGCCTTACACCCTatgtatcaagtttggaatacccaggctgctgcctccagttagtatttataggaaaactaagATTTAAATTAGATGGATTAGTTACTAGAATACCCCTCATAGTCTGAACCATAAtacaagtagaattatataagaACATATATAAAgatattaccataatacccttacattATATGCTTCAGTTTATCATGATATTTGGGGGGAAAGGAATAGATGCGGGtgatcttcttcatcttcaaccttcaatcaatatatatatattttttggtaagaaccTTCAATCAATTTTAGAGTTTGATTAAATTTCAGATAAAGACATTGATTAACTAGCTTTCATGCCTCTGATTTAGATCGTAATATGTACCACCATATTATCTCATCTTTGGGTCTTCAGATTAAGCTACATTAAGTAGTTATTTCCTTGTATCTCATGTTTTGATTCCCTATTGTTCCCTTCATAGGTGTTGTTGTATattctcccttttattttatttaaattttgtattcacaaaaaaaatatatcataaTTATTCTTTATCTAATATGATTCCCACACATGGTTATATCGAGAATATATCTATCTTAATAGCTTTCCACATGGTCTAATTTTTTATATACTAACTAAATTACATCCAAACAATATATAGTGGTCATATCAAGCCGTATCAGATGATTTTCTCtcaattttaataaatttttttaacaaatttgattttaataaaaatcatgCACTAATACGGTATCAATCAAGTATTGATAAATGGATCGGACGATACTCCCGATCTAATACCGATATTTAATTCCATGCTCGATATTACTTTGCATAATtagtagcttttttttttttttggtcaaaacatAATTAGTAGCTTGAGTCTGAAAAAACTAGTTTACCCGAAAGACAAAAAAGTTTGAAAaagcaaaataataataataataataaggtaaAGGAACACTACCCGGTCGTACAACCCAGTGTGTTCCTACGCCCAGACATACCCAATCGAAAAAGGATATTATCCAAACACATTTTGCTTTTCTAGCGATGTGAACGTATTTTAGTAATTGTCGCTTTGTCAGAAGAGGAGGTAACTTGGGTAGTTGATTAGATCTAGTATGGATCATACATGGAACATGGATAATCTGAACATACACCTTTGAAccaatcacatgtttatttgatttcataaataACCCTCCTTCCCTTATAAATGACAAAATTAAGACAGTtggttacctctcacatgtacgtgcaGTTGCACATACGTGCAAAGAAACCGAACTCTCATACATGGACAGTAGTAGGAGTGGACGGCTCTCCTAGAGTTCCCTCATCTGAAAGGGGGTATATCGGTCATTTCACGCCACGGGTGTGACTGGGTGGCGTTATTTCTCCCTACAATTAATAAGGGGGAATAATGAATGAGTAAATTAAGGGCCAGACAGGGCATGCACATGGCATGTTCCTGTCCAGTACATCAAACGGCCCGGattaaaatttaaaacctaCCCAACTCCATTAGGAAACCAACAAACCAACGAGCAGTGTCTGGCCGGCCACCTTCTGATATATAAGGGCGCCAAAATAGTCTCCCACTTTATGCCACTCGTTTGACCGACAACTCAGCCCGGGTTGACCTGTCCTTGCCTTCTCCGTGTCTCTCAtgtctcccttctcttcctgTATCTATATATTAAGATGAtcaaaacagagaaaaagaagaagaagaagaagaagagaatcacAAGTCACAAACAcaagaagaaaaacacaaaagaaattATTACAGAAACATTTTTTTGgagaaatggaaaaggaaggtTTAGGGCTTGAAATTACAGAGCTGAGGTTGGGCCTTccgggtggtggtggtggtggttgcaGTAATCCATCTGcaacggagaagaagaagagggtctTCTCTGAGATCTCCAACGAAGATGAGAACAGCTCAAGCAGCCAGAAAAAGATCCAGAACAACAAGAGTCAAATCGTGGGGTGGCCACCGGTTTGCTCGTACAGGAAGAAGAGcaatgctgctgctgctgctgagtCTCATGAAACTGGGAAACTGTACGTGAAGGTGAGCATGGATGGAGCACCTTTTCTGCGTAAAATCGATTTAAAGACTCATAAAGGGTACTCTGATCTTGCCCTTGCCTTCCAACATCTCTTTGCTTCCTATGGCATTGGTGAGCTTCCTCTTCcatctttttccttaatttcgtatttaatcttcttctttgccatATTTTAGCTCTAGCTAGCCATGCAATATTGGGAAGAATTATGAAAGAATTAGAACTTAAATTAGTTTGGAATTTGGGGTCAGGTGGCTTGTGGAAGGACTCAGATTGCTCAGAATATATTCCCATTTATGAAGATAAAGATGGAGACTGGATGCTAGTTGGTGACGTTCCCTGGgagtaagtctctctctctctctctctcacttaaTTATATTTgccttttttcttctaattagGTTAAACAGTCGTTATAGTCTTTGATTTTCCAGTGGTTTAGACATCAGATCTGCAACTTACATGCATCAAATACCACTTTCTTGTTAATTAATTTGTGTTAATATTCTTGTATTAGCAATTAATTGAATATTGTAACCCATAAATCTTAAATTATCGACTTTGGTGAACTCTTGCAAATTGACCAACATGCATGGACTACTCCCTCAAAGGCTGGAACTTGGAATCGACTTGGGAGTTTGGGAGTTTGAACTGCCTCCCTTTTTTTGTTAATAGACCAAACTGCCCATAATCCTTAAGCTAGGATAGGTGAAGAAAAGCTTCAATATTGAGGttatttctgtcctttttgGCATTACTactctagaaagaaaaacatatcaCGAGGTAGGAGCCCTGACCTCCGGATCACCTACCGGAAGCACCCTTTTTTTTCAATAGACCAAACTGCCCATAACCCTTATGCTAGgataggggaagaagaagagcttcAATAGTGAGATTATTTCTGTCTTTGTCGGCATTGCCActctaaaaagaaaaacatatcaCATGGTAGCAGCCCGGATCACATGCCCGTACTTGTAGcgccctttttttattttttatttttttattatcaataGATCAAACTGCCCATAATCCTTAAGCTAGGAATGGTGAAAAAGAGCTTCAATATTGAGGTCATTTATGTCTTGAAAACTTATCCCCACGCGAATGGCACTTTGTTTTTTGAATACCAAACTGCTCATAACCCTTAAGATAAGGTACGTAGGGATGTAAACTGAtgggatcggattcggctcggatagtgctatatccgcatccgcatccgattagctttcggacggattcggatagtgctaaacagataaggacacggatacggatcgaatattttatccatttacacgTAAATATAGCTtatcggatagctatagcctatccatatccgaatccatttaggtttcggatggattcggatactgctaaacggatacggaaacaaattttggctattcatttacacccctaaagGTAGGTGAAGAAGAGCTTCAATAGTGAGGTCATTTCTGTTTTTGTGAGCATTattatagaaagaaaaatggaaaaagaatttTGTTCCTCATTATTAAGAGTGAATAGAGGAacatttatggaagcaaaaagGACACTTGTCATCACCTAAATTAAGCATACACGTACAAATAGGTGATCCAAACTCCAAGGTtgttgaaaaaggaaaaatggggTTTAAGGAACCATTTGATGGggacttaactcctctcaggttccctatccgatcaggttcgtaggttcctctcatagggggtcggaaatgacgacctcaccccctgcccgaacacactgaccgggtggggtgaggtcgtcatttctacTCTCCTtttgagaggaacctacgaacctgaccaggtagggaacctgagaggagaaaaattcattTGATGGAGGGAAAGGCATATAAGTTAACTAAATCataaaattataagaaaaaaaaaaaaaaaaaagagagaaaagaagaagaagaagaaatgttaCTTCTAAAGTTAATTAGGGTAGAAAAACAGCAATCAGTTATGGTTGATGATGTTTGTAAGTCTCtttgttattaatattaattagtTTTAATTACATTTAGATAAAAACTAATAAATGTTACTTTTATATTGTTTGCAGGTTGTTTACCGAGTCATGCAAAAGGTTGAGGATAATGAAGAGATCGGATGCCAAAGGTTTTGGAGTGGAGTTCAAACTGGCTGATGAGGAAACAcatatatgttgatgatgattCTGAAATATGACTAGCTACCTATCTTGTTTGTTTCAATAGGATATGAGACTTAAAATTTTCTGTAGCCCCAAGTGATCAGGGGCAATGAAGTCATTTTATCTTAGAACTTCAACTACTTAATTCATATCATAGAAAAcacaactatatatatatatatatatatatatatatatatatatattgtttttcctCAAAATGTTATTTGTTTGAGGTCACCACTGATGATTTGAGAAaagtggaaaagaaaagaaagaaataaaaaaatagaaaacatattGAAGattatattcttttgatttgatgttATATGTGATCAATTTGATCTTTGTATCATGGAATGTTAATCGAACATGAatgcctttttttattttcaatttttttttactatgtAGCATTCTTTTAGTCACtaaatcaacataaacaattaaTGAAAAATTTTCCTCTTCTACTAAAATCTACAAgatatttgaataaaaaacttCAATAAATTAAAGATGtgtgacaaatttttttttcttttcaattctaATTTTGAGAAAATGTTCTCTATACTTGGGGTGCAAGATGCGTCCAAAATGACTGCCCTATCCCAccctatgtgtctgggcgcagcctgtgcctcCATGCACCCTTGGGCAGAGAGCATCACCCCTTCTATTTTTCAAGggttttgacatattttcaacCAATGTTGATATGATTCAAATCAGATAGGTGAAGCCAATCTTGTGTTGGATCCTAGGTTTTAAAACCTTGTGGCACCAAGACccctcttgaccaggtttttaGGGCATTGGGCTCCTTTGCAGTGTGAGGGTGCACTAGAAGATGTCCGCACCACCCGAACTACATATGTAGCCAAGGTGCCCTTTGAACGACTCAAATGGATGCAATGGAGAGAAGGATTTCTAGCTTGATCATCGTCAGAAAACAAATTCCCTTGAAGATTATATTCATTTGATTTGATGTTATACATACTTGACTCATTAAATTCTTTTAGAATCATGAAACACACATTCACAGGCCGGAAAAATAAGATGGACCTAACAACTTATAATCAGATTTGTACTGCCACAGTGCTactgtggtttttttttttttttttcccacgtTACACCAATTGGTGTTAGGAAATCAATTTCGTCAATAAAGGATCACATGTAGGTTTTTCGGAATCTGTATTGATATCGGCCAACACCGTTGCCGATACCTCGCTAATACCGTGGCGGTGATACAGTACTGAGGGTAAAGTGGTCAAAATCCATATTCGTATTGAGGGCAAAAACATCTGATACGTTTCAATATCAGTATTGTATTTGGAATTGACCAATGCCTGATCTAATACCCTAAATTAAAACAATGCCCACATAGTCAGGGAGGAGCTAGAGAGAGTGTGTGGGAGTATTTCCAGAATGACAGCTTGATTTTTGCCAAAAATGTTATATataattttgaattattttcctAATTCTTAAATTAAGATATCGATAGCAGATCGATCATATTGGCCAATCTGTGACTGAtactgatacgataccaatatgTATCGTTGGTATTGATAAAAAAGAtggtatttttaaaattttggcgCATTGAGATCAATTTGATGAACTAAAACCCTGGTCTAATTTCACTTGTAAGTTTTTAATTAAGAAACCcaaaccccctcccccacccccaacaacCCAAGAGAAGGGGGAAATTAAAAGAGTAGATATTTTGCAAAACCCTACCTACCAAAGGATGAAATGAGGAGAAGCTTCAATTCTTTTCATAACATAAAATAGGGGCATCTTTCTCAATTGAAGTCATCTTTTCCCAATCAAATCCAATATATTCCTAAGTTTTCAAACAAATGTGGTTAAAATATTTCAAGTAAACACAATACCattaaaatatttatacctaaagagacattatatatatatatatatatatatatatatatatatatatatatatatatatatatatatatcgggATTCATATAAGGATTTGAATCTTACATAATCTATGACCTAAGATATCATAATTATTTTAAACAATTGAAAACAAACTAGTTCTCTATAATAGTAAATAAATCATTGATTTGGTGACATAATTTGTACCACAGGGAATTAattaaaacattgaaaaaaacATGCAAGTAACTCCATTAAGATCAGGTGCAGTTCTTGGTTCATTGAAACCATTAATTACGGCCCTAATCATTCATAATTTAATCATAATCTGAATGGGTAACATGCATTAATTAGCTCTTCTATGTATATGCTTGAAACTAATGCATGCACGTACGTAGCATTGGATGCCAAAACCCGGATTCATGCTTTAATCTTTGACATAATTCATGGTCAAAGTAATTATAAGTGTGTATAATAGAGATATAGAGAGAGGGCCCATGTTATGCACGAGCCCTTCGCATGATTAGTGCATAAATGATGAACCCTAAACTTAATTCGGAACATGGTATCTAAACTACATTTGCTCATTCTCTAGTTTAAACATTATATATCTGAATTTTAGTCAAACCATAGATAATAATTAATGTCAAACTTATGCATCATGCATTGTATCTCgatcttgaaaaacacatgtTAAATCTTCAGGAATTGATAGGCTAAGTCGTGCTATAAGTCACTTTCCTTAAGATTATAGATGCTCTCCTATAATGTAATTCAGATAATGAGAATCATTTTTTAAGATGAAACAAACCCGTAAATCCTTTCAATTGTTGTTGCACTCATTTATAGAACCACATCAAGACATTGGAATTGTGCTCAATCAACAACAAAAGGGAACTCTAAGAACAAATTGATCGACATCATCGACACATCTGATATTAGACATCGACAACACATCGATTTGAGAGGATGTGAGAAGCAATCCCCACGCCCATGttgtgggaatttttttttccacaacCTAGCACAGATATATCCTTTCCTCTCTCACATAACGTACATGGGGTCGTCATCTGCTGGGGTGGTTAAGAGAGTTAAAAAACCTAAGAGCTCCCGTGGTCCAGCAGAACCACAACAAAATTGGTCCACCATATTCATTGGGGCCCACAACCCACAATGAGGCACGGGATTTGCTTGTGGTCCAGCACTAGACCTGTCACACCGGTTGACCCAGGACTCAGCTCCCCTCATTAGTGGGTAGGACATTTTGAAAAACTGAACCACTTGACCCACATCGGCCCACTTTTTGAGTTTGAGTTCAATTCGGTCAAGCTAAAAGCTGCACCCTCCGTTCGTGGATAGGGCCTTAAAGGGCAAATTTGGTATAAAAACAGAAAGTTATGGGCGTTTCTGTCAAGTAGAAGCTTTTTCAAATGCCAATAAAATCCATGGGGATCCCCGATCCGTTACACACTGCGTAGCCTTAGATATGATTTCACTATTTTGTCCGCCACAAATTGCAGTTTTTTTTAGTAAATAAATTGTCACGTCAGTTGGGGCTTTTCCCGACACGTATTTAAAtactaaaaaaagagaaagtctCGGAAATTACGTATTCTGTTCAAAGTCATTATTATATTGATTCTTCTAGAAGGACTCGGATTGGTAAAGTAAATcctttaattattacatatatTCTATGATTTGACTATTATGCCCTTTTTTATCATCTATGGAAACAGTTGTTTTGGTTAAGCtttaaccaaaatcaaacctttCTTTAAACGAAGATCCAACCGTTGAGTTAGTTGAAGGGCAAAATAACTGTCATTGCAACTGCCATTTATGGACCATAAATACTGTCTATCCATCTACAGATCTACTGTTACATCAACCACAAACTCTGGCCCTTGCTACCTATCTACAAATTTAGTccgtctccagggaggcgtgtGCCCAGGGTGCTGCTAGGAGGCATTCAGCAATTGAACTATGTCGCACGTATCTCGATGTATGCCTAGGAATGTGTGTGATACAACCCAATGGCTGGTAGTGCCCTGGGCGTTTCCTACTCCCTAGAGACGATCATGATACGAAGAtgatttttaatatatatatatatatatatatatatgttagaatattgaaaatttttaaatcatTATTTGTATAAACTCTTTCATTTGAAACTATTCTTAAGATCGTAGACTTCCCAATAATCGTGAATTCTACTCCTAGAGTCATTCGAGTACTACATGATTGTACTGAAACTACAAAATTAAGAACACTTTAACAAGTATGActtgaaaattcaaaatatatatataaataaaaaaaataaaaaaaataaagtgatattacaaaagaatattttagtaaaatttgATGCTTAAATGACAAGAGGTTTCCTCTACTTATAGAAGCAAAAACTTTTAGATGAGAAATGAAGAGACAAGTTCTCTAGAAGATGAAGGGGTAAAAGTCTCTTAAAAATACATGAAGAGACAAGGTCTTCTTACAGGGCTAATAGATAAGGTCACCTAGAAGCCTTTTAGAAAATAGATGAAGTTTCTTTAGAAAATGAAGAGACAATTCAGACAATGGTGTGAAAGGAGGAGATGAAAAaataattcataaaaataatGTATGAAGATCAAAAAAACGCATGAATATGAAGAGACAAGGTGTTTTGAATTTTTCCAAGTTTTAAAAACTAAGATTTATTCTTCACCTGCCTCACCACTTCAAATGATTAATACCAAATGCTATATATGCTAATTCTACATTTTTTTAAGGGTGGGGATGGGATCAAAAAGCTAAACACTATCTGGAAGGCCTCTCTCACACCGTTAATATTTCTATTAATAGGCAGACTCGTTTAAAACTTGGGacataaaaaatttataatatatatagtcaAATGATGATTTTCAATTTATTCTAAtatatttttaccaaaaaaaaagattaagtCTAATATTGCAACATTTTGAAGACAACTAACACGCTTGGTTGGTACCCCCTTTCAATACAATGTCAAAGTCTCTCATGGTGATAGGTAATGTAGGAGTAGGACCTTTTACGTGCAACTAAAAACATTATTACGACATGTTAGGTtagtgttaaaaaattatttgaatGCAACCAAGCTGCATAGTATATGCTAGGGTCAGATATATCATTTTgtaagagggaagagagagatagacacaaggagaCACTAATGTATGCAACGCAGTCAAACAGGCAATCGCGTACCTTTCTCTGTCGTTAAATGTACCGTTTCTCTCCCGTTATTGACTTGGCGTGTAAGATATCAATAAAAATTGATAATGTGAAGATATCTCTCCCATTAAATAAttatagaaaatagaaaaattttaaaagggaAGGGGGATCACTGCCAAGCTACATGGCCCCCTACACCAACGCAAGAGCATCCCACATGGGTGGGGccgtagggtgatcattttgcccttcttgtgtctgggtgcaaaCAGTACACGCATGGTAGTCTTCTTTTGCCCATTTCAAAAAACCAAAGGTATGAAGGATGGATTGGTGTCAATGATTATTTGTTTCATCCTCCATAACCATGGGTCCATTCCTTTCCCTCCATATCACATTCAATGGTGTAGAGATTTTACATTATTTAGGCAAGACGGGGCCCAAATTCAAAAATGGATTTATGGCAATTGATTATGAGTTTTAGAATCCATAGCTACATTCAATGTTGTAGTAATTTATACATCGTTTGGGCCAGACAAGAAcctaaatttgaaaatattctGTCTTGAAACTGTAAGTATAAAGGAGTGAGGACTATCTTGTTACCAAACAAAAGTGTATCAAGGCAAGACAAGGACATAGCAAGGCAAAGTCTAAAACCACATTTCCCaacaaaattaaagaaagagcTTTCTTTGAAATAAAAATCTAGAGGACTTGATTGAGTTAGATATTGTCTATGCATGTAATGATAGGCATCATTTTGCCTTGCGTGTGAAACAGGGACTCAAAAAAAGGTTATTAGAGAGACACAAAAGCTGAAGAAGGGCCTATGTTTCTTGACAATATAGGCTACTTTACATGAAAATGAGAACCTCTTATGTCTATTATTAATGCTTTAATTTGATTCCTCCTTTGACTAAATGGACAATAATCCCCTGGTTTCAAGTGTTGTTAGAATTCTTAATGGGTCTACTATGGTGGTACCCTAATGTCAATCAAGAGAACGTACTCAAGAAGGCTCTCTTGTTGCAAGTTGCAATTTGCAATTCTAAAAATAAATCTAGAATCTATCTCACCAAATGACCATGGAACCCATGACTTGAAAAAATTGTTTAACTACCATGATGTTTCAAATATCTATATCAGTTGAGATCGATATTGATACCTAGCTACTTGATTTGAATATCAATCTGATAATCGATAGTGATATTTAAAACTATGATTACAATCTCTGACACTAAAGAATAGCTTATGCTTTCGCAAAACAATTTTGTTATCTCTATGGCATCATATCAAATTGCTTGATTTGGTGAATCTAGTTCTTTGATTAGGGAGGGTAGAAAATAGTGATCACCATTTATCTAGTTCCACTACCCCCAAGAACCCAAAAGCGTATATTTCCTTCTTACATGCATGGTATGTTCAAAATGAAATGGGTTGATTGAAATTTGGAATATTGGGATGAAAACATTAATGTAAAGATGTCAAATAGTCGGTTCGGTCTAATTTCTATTCATTTTTgtagaaattaaaattgaacagATAAAGGTTTGTTctagaaacaaaatcaaaatcgataATTATCgatttgattgtttttttttttctcttcctaaCAATCAGTGCTTATTGATTTATTATtgattcattttcagtttttatttttgttttcattcaATAGTAAAAAATCAGATTGGTTCTAT
This window encodes:
- the LOC122651081 gene encoding auxin-induced protein 22C-like, coding for MEKEGLGLEITELRLGLPGGGGGGCSNPSATEKKKRVFSEISNEDENSSSSQKKIQNNKSQIVGWPPVCSYRKKSNAAAAAESHETGKLYVKVSMDGAPFLRKIDLKTHKGYSDLALAFQHLFASYGIGGLWKDSDCSEYIPIYEDKDGDWMLVGDVPWELFTESCKRLRIMKRSDAKGFGVEFKLADEETHIC